The window CACCTTGCCCTCGCGCAGCTGCTCCAGTGTCGgcgcgccctcgtcgaggtccggCAGCGCATCGGCGAGCGACTCCATGGTCGTCACGAGCTTCTTgttcgggcggcggcgcttgAGCGGCTTCTTGTTGGCCTTCTCCACCTTGGAGACGAAGGCGCTGTGCTTCATGGTGCgcttgtccttcttgttcGTCAGGAAGCtgtcgtcgaccttggcctcgggccGGAGCGTCTTGTGCGGCGCGAGTGGGTGGATGTCGCCGCGGATCCGGGCCATGCGCTTCTCGCGCGCCGAGAGCGTTTTCGTCGGTGCGGTGGGCGCCTGGGTTGCGGGCGGTTAGTATTTGTATGTAAAATcacaaggggggggggaggggagaaggcGCAGTCGCAATACCATAGTGAATGATGTCTTGCTTCGAGTGAGTGTCGATGGATTCGAGGTACTTGGCTTGGCCTGTTTCGAGGGTTGAGTGTTGTCAGGCGCAATGAGACAGACGGACGTGGAAAGTGGTGGTGAGTttcgaagacggccgagcTTCAAAAATtcccatggcggcggcggacaaGAGTGGGTCTCCCTAAATCTTTGGCGGGGGATCGGATGTCGGTAACGATGTCTCCGACATTTACACAAAGATGCCTCCAAATTCCCGCGCGAGCCATCTCTTCATCCCACTTACGTCGTACTATACATAAATTGCTGTTCCTGGCTTGAAAATGGACAAAGTCAAGCTTCTTCGTCGAAGAGTTGCCGAGGCCACCCTCGAACTCGAGAACCTCAAGCAAGAGCTTCAacaggccgaggaagaggcgcaAGAAGCACAAGATGCGCCGGCGCAGCACCCCTGGAAGTGGCCCCTGCAGCCCGAGGACTATGAGAGATACGGGCGCCAGTTGATCATCCCCAATGTCGGGGTTCTAGGTCAGACatctcgcgcgcgcgcgcgccgcTGCAAGTGATGATCGAGGTCGCAAACTGAACGGAACGTACAGGCCAGCTGAGGTTGAAGGGGTCCAGgatcctcatcatcggcgccgggggTCTCGGGTGCCCCGCGGCTGCCTACATCGCCGGAGCGGGCGCTGGcaccgtcggcctcgtcgacggcgacgttgtCGAGGTCTCCAATCTCCATCGCCAGGTCGCGCACTCGACCGACAGAGTGGGCATGCTCAAGGTTGAGAGCGCCATCGCATATCTGAAGGAGTATGTACAGCTTATGCTGTCTTAACTTTTCGCCCCTGAAACTGATGACTTCCCCAGCCTCAACCCGCTCGTGACGTATCGCGCGCACAAAGAACACCTGTCGCCTCTGAACGCTGAGGACATCGTCTCGCAGTacgacatcgtcctcgactGCACAGACCACCCGACGTCCCGCTACCTCATCTCGGATATCTGCATCCTCCTGCAGAAGCCCCTCGTCTCCGCGTCGGCCTTCCGGACGGACGGCCAGCTCATCATCCTGAACTCGCCCCCCGCGCCGCAGGGAAGCCTGGAGGGCGGGCCGTGCTACCGCTGCGTCTTCCCCAAGCCGTCCCCGCCAGACAGCGTAGTCAGCTGTGGCGAAGGAGGGATCCTTGGTCCCGTCGTTGGCGTCATG is drawn from Colletotrichum destructivum chromosome 6, complete sequence and contains these coding sequences:
- a CDS encoding Putative THIF-type NAD/FAD binding, Rhodanese-like domain, ubiquitin-activating enzyme codes for the protein MDKVKLLRRRVAEATLELENLKQELQQAEEEAQEAQDAPAQHPWKWPLQPEDYERYGRQLIIPNVGVLGQLRLKGSRILIIGAGGLGCPAAAYIAGAGAGTVGLVDGDVVEVSNLHRQVAHSTDRVGMLKVESAIAYLKDLNPLVTYRAHKEHLSPLNAEDIVSQYDIVLDCTDHPTSRYLISDICILLQKPLVSASAFRTDGQLIILNSPPAPQGSLEGGPCYRCVFPKPSPPDSVVSCGEGGILGPVVGVMGVLQALEAIKLVAAGAVDPKVEKKEAAAPTLLIFSGAAPSGPFRSVRMRGRRKDCFACSASSTLSLETLRSGSLDYISFCGVSAPVSILGPNERISAAQYERMIKANDGRHLLVDVRERENFDICNIDGAVNIPIARFMKETQPPKDGTRPRPEWLPADLPEDAPIYLVCRVGNDSQLATKRLKDLALDNNGKRFIGDIEGGMRAWKHEVDPTLPFT
- a CDS encoding Putative ribosome biogenesis protein Slx9, encoding MAPTAPTKTLSAREKRMARIRGDIHPLAPHKTLRPEAKVDDSFLTNKKDKRTMKHSAFVSKVEKANKKPLKRRRPNKKLVTTMESLADALPDLDEGAPTLEQLREGKVRHKSLKSRPGALKRKEKVVRGEMQRFGASMAALASVPAAPAPVVPVAPAGAMAVEGSAEPDAAPDATSSRWAALRRHISSTMEQNPAFSK